The proteins below come from a single Halobacillus salinarum genomic window:
- a CDS encoding DUF4129 domain-containing protein, whose protein sequence is MIAPDKAEKQLKAILNQDEYQAYYEENKTFFDRIKEWIGDWVKSLFERLFPNAHFSEQATAFFGYAIGIIGVVLFVLVVLYLRRGLSKNTSMKSRNELFQQSSKLQWSFKEHVAEADRLEKENNLNEAARHLFMALLLLFEEKEWVVPKAWKTNLDYYEELQAVDQQAAERFLALAVVFDEVTYGTRTVTPVEYQRFADQAMSWLPNHEQSG, encoded by the coding sequence ATGATAGCACCGGATAAGGCTGAAAAACAATTAAAAGCAATCTTAAATCAAGATGAATATCAGGCCTATTATGAAGAAAATAAGACCTTTTTTGATCGCATAAAGGAATGGATAGGCGATTGGGTGAAAAGCCTTTTTGAAAGGCTTTTTCCTAATGCCCATTTTTCCGAGCAGGCCACTGCCTTTTTCGGGTATGCGATAGGGATTATAGGAGTAGTCCTCTTTGTACTGGTTGTCCTTTATTTACGAAGAGGTTTATCCAAAAATACTTCTATGAAGTCCAGGAATGAACTTTTCCAGCAAAGTAGTAAACTGCAATGGTCTTTTAAAGAGCATGTCGCGGAAGCGGATCGTTTAGAAAAAGAAAACAATCTGAACGAGGCGGCCAGGCATTTGTTTATGGCCTTGCTTTTATTATTTGAAGAAAAAGAATGGGTCGTTCCAAAGGCATGGAAAACAAATCTCGACTACTATGAAGAACTGCAAGCAGTGGATCAACAGGCGGCTGAGAGGTTTTTAGCATTAGCCGTCGTCTTTGATGAAGTTACATATGGAACCCGAACGGTTACTCCAGTCGAGTACCAGAGGTTTGCAGACCAGGCGATGTCATGGCTGCCCAATCATGAGCAAAGCGGATAA
- a CDS encoding DUF4350 domain-containing protein: protein MRRNKRAWIGLSITLIAVILLGMALSYSKPKDYADYLSTSPAPSGVKAFFTYLQKEHETSRWRSTPDRLPKERQDLLLMIEPSYSLDEEAMEEYTQWMESGGTIWLASNSPTGFFGIKEKPVESTSFPVIKNEAGDTMNGDVPARTRLVTNDQDQVLYKDQSGVIALKRNVGKGALIVSLSPGWLTNREILKKDHLQLAGGMLNETNAQDLLFDEFIHGKERKLTFLKLYPKWLLALVFQAFLLGLLWIWMKGKRYGPVFNPREETVRFGDERLRALAAWYVKGGFYEESLSIQEDYVRSLMKDRWGISKTKSWKEVQSLMGDKLPEHKLKKWSHYTKFLDELSGESRVRSKSYLTASKQLEEVRKEVEENE, encoded by the coding sequence ATGAGAAGGAATAAGAGAGCCTGGATTGGTTTATCCATTACCTTGATCGCAGTGATCCTGCTTGGAATGGCGCTTTCTTACTCAAAGCCGAAAGATTATGCCGACTATCTGTCTACTTCCCCTGCTCCATCGGGAGTTAAGGCTTTCTTTACTTATTTGCAGAAGGAACATGAAACAAGCAGGTGGAGAAGTACTCCTGACAGGCTTCCAAAGGAACGCCAGGATCTGCTGCTGATGATTGAGCCTTCTTATTCCCTGGACGAGGAGGCGATGGAAGAGTATACCCAGTGGATGGAATCAGGCGGTACAATATGGCTTGCGAGCAACAGCCCCACTGGATTTTTCGGTATCAAGGAGAAACCGGTCGAAAGCACGAGCTTCCCAGTGATAAAAAATGAAGCAGGGGACACGATGAACGGTGATGTACCAGCCCGGACAAGGCTGGTGACGAACGATCAGGATCAAGTGCTTTATAAGGATCAAAGCGGAGTCATTGCTCTTAAAAGAAACGTAGGTAAAGGAGCATTAATCGTTTCCTTAAGTCCTGGGTGGCTGACGAACAGAGAGATCCTGAAAAAGGATCACCTGCAGCTTGCTGGAGGAATGTTGAACGAGACGAACGCTCAAGATTTGTTGTTTGATGAATTCATACATGGAAAGGAACGAAAGCTGACGTTTTTAAAGCTATATCCTAAATGGCTGCTCGCTTTAGTGTTTCAGGCATTTTTGCTCGGTTTGTTATGGATTTGGATGAAAGGCAAGCGGTATGGCCCGGTCTTTAACCCAAGAGAAGAAACGGTTCGATTTGGAGATGAACGTTTGAGAGCGCTGGCCGCCTGGTACGTTAAAGGAGGTTTTTATGAAGAATCCTTATCTATCCAGGAGGATTACGTTCGTTCACTTATGAAAGATCGATGGGGAATTTCAAAGACTAAGAGCTGGAAGGAAGTTCAGTCGTTAATGGGAGACAAGCTGCCTGAGCATAAGCTTAAGAAGTGGTCTCATTACACAAAATTCCTGGACGAGCTGAGCGGAGAATCTCGTGTTCGTTCAAAAAGCTACCTAACCGCATCCAAACAATTAGAAGAAGTTAGGAAAGAGGTGGAAGAGAATGAATGA